In Papaver somniferum cultivar HN1 chromosome 1, ASM357369v1, whole genome shotgun sequence, a genomic segment contains:
- the LOC113272586 gene encoding SKP1-like protein 1A, producing the protein MEATPSKMITLKSSDEQIFLVEESTITSNILAEVIEYYNKHPEVATGEAKMTTLESFDEQNLLTEETTITGNILAKVMDYCNKHAEVATSDEDKKIWDEEFVNFDFGTNTQMFLDMYRAAKFLNIKGLMDLISNIMAKWMTGKPPDDILQAFNLTDEEFQMTPEEDEDINRKLEIISRRRNVGAFE; encoded by the coding sequence ATGGAAGCTACACCATCGAAGATGATTACTCTGAAGAGCTCTGACGAACAGATCTTCCTTGTGGAGGAGTCGACTATCACAAGCAATATCTTGGCAGAGGTAATCGAATACTACAACAAACACCCTGAGGTTGCGACTGGTGAAGCGAAGATGACTACTCTGGAGAGCTTTGACGAACAGAACCTCCTTACCGAGGAGACTACCATCACAGGAAATATCTTGGCGAAGGTAATGGACTACTGCAACAAACACGCTGAGGTTGCGACTAGTGATGAGGATAAAAAGATTTGGGATGAAGAGTTTGTGAATTTCGATTTTGGAACAAATACCCAGATGTTTTTAGACATGTACCGCGCTGCGAAGTTTCTTAACATAAAGGGATTGATGGATCTGATATCGAATATAATGGCCAAGTGGATGACTGGTAAACCACCAGATGATATACTCCAGGCATTCAACTTGACAGACGAAGAATTCCAAATGACccctgaagaagatgaagacattAATAGGAAATTGGAGATTATTAGTCGTAGGCGAAATGTTGGGGCCTTCGAATGA